The Saccharopolyspora gloriosae genome window below encodes:
- a CDS encoding alkene reductase, producing the protein MPTAFDPLDLAGTRLRNRIAMAPMTRSRAAGNLPDESTTTYYRQRATAGLIITEGVQPSVRGQGYPSTPGLHSDSQVAAWRKVTDAVHAEGGVIFAQLMHAGRISHPSSLPDGRPPLGPSAVAAEGRIFTADGMRDLITPEELTEDGIAEVIAEFAAAARNAVDAGFDGVELHGANGYLLHQFLSDNANLRTDGWGGSVGGRIRLTVEVARAVAAAIGSRRVGLRISPGSGSNDIVEHAVAESYSALIDAINPLHLAYLHVLESPDRGLTLRLRDRFDGAFLLNPHTPGRQTGTADLPLVEQGVADALTFGSLFLANPDLPARLAAGGPFNTPDAATLYGGGDHGYTDYPPLAA; encoded by the coding sequence ATGCCCACCGCGTTCGATCCGCTCGACCTGGCCGGAACCCGACTGCGCAACCGCATCGCGATGGCCCCGATGACTCGCAGCCGCGCCGCCGGGAACCTGCCCGACGAGTCCACGACCACCTACTACCGGCAGCGCGCCACCGCCGGGCTGATCATCACCGAAGGCGTGCAGCCGTCGGTGCGCGGCCAGGGGTACCCGTCGACACCCGGCCTGCACAGCGACTCCCAGGTGGCCGCGTGGCGGAAGGTCACCGACGCGGTGCACGCGGAAGGGGGCGTGATCTTCGCGCAGCTGATGCACGCGGGGCGCATCAGCCACCCGAGTTCGCTGCCGGACGGGCGACCGCCGCTCGGCCCCTCCGCGGTCGCCGCGGAAGGCCGGATCTTCACCGCCGACGGCATGCGGGACCTGATCACTCCGGAGGAGCTCACCGAGGACGGCATCGCCGAGGTCATCGCCGAATTCGCCGCCGCCGCCCGCAACGCCGTCGACGCCGGGTTCGACGGCGTCGAGCTGCACGGCGCGAACGGCTACCTGCTGCACCAGTTCCTGTCCGACAACGCGAACCTCCGCACCGACGGCTGGGGAGGGTCGGTCGGAGGACGCATCCGCCTCACCGTCGAGGTCGCCCGCGCGGTGGCGGCGGCGATCGGTTCGCGCCGGGTGGGCCTGCGGATCTCCCCCGGCTCCGGCTCCAACGACATCGTGGAGCACGCGGTGGCCGAGTCGTACTCGGCGCTGATCGACGCGATCAACCCGCTGCACCTGGCCTACCTGCACGTGCTGGAGAGCCCGGACCGGGGTCTGACGCTGCGGTTGCGCGACCGGTTCGACGGCGCGTTCCTGCTGAACCCGCACACCCCCGGCCGCCAGACCGGCACGGCGGACCTGCCGCTGGTCGAGCAGGGCGTCGCGGACGCGCTCACCTTCGGCTCGCTGTTCCTGGCGAACCCGGACCTGCCGGCGCGGCTGGCCGCGGGCGGCCCGTTCAACACCCCCGATGCCGCCACCCTCTACGGCGGCGGCGACCACGGCTACACCGACTACCCGCCCCTGGCGGCCTGA
- a CDS encoding SDR family NAD(P)-dependent oxidoreductase, producing MSLITTPFGSSTTADEVAAGHDLTGKRAVVTGAASGIGVETARALARAGAEVTIGVRDLAAGRAAADDIGATTGAEVRVAELDLLDLNGVRRFAAEWRGPLHLLINNAGVMAVPELRRTPEGWEQQFATNHLGHFELATGLHAALAEAGGARIVAVSSSGHHASPVVFDDLHYERRPYDPWSAYGQSKSANALFAVEATRRWSGDGIHANSLMPGGIMTALQRHIPAETRAEWSRAPMLKTPQQGAATSLVAALAPEFAEIGGKYLEDCAESPVIADDAETTPVSGGVRRWALDPEAAERLWEVSRRLLDDAA from the coding sequence ATGTCCCTCATCACCACCCCCTTCGGTTCGAGCACCACTGCGGACGAGGTCGCGGCCGGCCACGACCTCACCGGCAAGCGCGCGGTCGTCACCGGAGCCGCCTCCGGGATCGGCGTCGAGACGGCCCGCGCGCTCGCCCGCGCCGGAGCGGAGGTCACCATCGGCGTCCGCGACCTGGCCGCGGGTCGCGCCGCCGCCGACGACATCGGCGCGACCACCGGTGCCGAGGTCCGGGTCGCCGAACTCGACCTCCTCGACCTCAACGGCGTGCGCCGATTCGCCGCCGAGTGGCGCGGACCGCTGCACCTGCTGATCAACAACGCCGGCGTGATGGCCGTGCCGGAGCTCCGGCGCACCCCCGAGGGCTGGGAGCAGCAGTTCGCCACCAACCACCTGGGCCACTTCGAGCTGGCCACCGGCCTGCACGCGGCGCTCGCCGAAGCCGGGGGCGCGCGGATCGTCGCGGTGTCCTCCAGCGGTCACCACGCCTCGCCCGTCGTGTTCGACGACCTGCACTACGAACGCCGCCCCTACGACCCGTGGAGCGCCTACGGGCAGTCCAAGTCCGCGAACGCGCTGTTCGCGGTGGAGGCGACCCGGCGCTGGAGCGGCGACGGGATCCACGCCAACTCGCTGATGCCCGGCGGGATCATGACCGCCCTCCAGCGCCACATCCCCGCCGAGACCCGCGCCGAGTGGTCCAGGGCACCGATGCTGAAGACCCCGCAGCAGGGCGCCGCCACCTCGCTCGTCGCGGCGCTCGCCCCCGAATTCGCGGAGATCGGCGGGAAGTACCTGGAGGATTGCGCGGAGTCACCGGTCATCGCCGACGACGCCGAGACGACCCCCGTGAGCGGCGGTGTCCGGCGGTGGGCGCTGGACCCGGAGGCCGCCGAACGGCTCTGGGAGGTCTCGCGGCGGCTGCTCGACGACGCGGCCTGA
- a CDS encoding SDR family NAD(P)-dependent oxidoreductase, protein MAQPLAGKSALVTGGSRGIGAAIARRLAEHGAAVVITHSNSAEAARRVAAGISADGGRAVAVRADAGVPEQVRAAVTRAVEVFGGLDVLVNNAATVATGVLDELSLEEFDRALSINVRGPFVAIQEASKHLPDGGRIINIGTSMVEHNPFTGKLAYVTSKSALAGLTRSAARDLASRRITVNNVQPGAIDTALNPADGPRSHVLQAMIPLGHFGTGEQIASLVAHLASPEADYITGATINADGGYAT, encoded by the coding sequence ATGGCTCAGCCGCTCGCAGGGAAGTCGGCGCTGGTGACCGGCGGGTCGCGCGGGATCGGCGCGGCCATCGCCCGCCGCCTCGCCGAGCACGGCGCCGCCGTCGTGATCACGCACTCGAACTCGGCGGAGGCGGCGCGGCGAGTGGCCGCCGGGATCAGCGCCGACGGTGGACGCGCGGTGGCCGTGCGCGCGGACGCCGGGGTGCCCGAGCAGGTCCGGGCCGCGGTCACCCGCGCCGTCGAGGTGTTCGGCGGCTTGGACGTCCTGGTCAACAACGCCGCGACGGTCGCCACCGGTGTGCTCGACGAGTTGTCGCTGGAGGAGTTCGACCGGGCGCTGTCGATCAACGTCCGCGGGCCCTTCGTCGCCATCCAGGAGGCGTCGAAGCACCTGCCGGACGGCGGGCGGATCATCAACATCGGCACCTCGATGGTCGAGCACAACCCGTTCACCGGGAAGCTCGCGTACGTCACGAGCAAGTCCGCCCTCGCCGGGCTCACCCGCAGCGCCGCCCGCGACCTGGCATCGCGCCGGATCACCGTGAACAACGTCCAGCCCGGCGCGATCGACACCGCGCTGAACCCGGCCGACGGCCCCCGCTCGCACGTGCTGCAGGCCATGATCCCGCTGGGCCACTTCGGCACCGGCGAGCAGATCGCGAGCCTGGTGGCCCACCTCGCGAGCCCCGAAGCCGACTACATCACCGGAGCCACGATCAACGCCGACGGCGGCTACGCCACTTGA
- a CDS encoding nitroreductase family deazaflavin-dependent oxidoreductase has protein sequence MEGNEITATAAARFNAPVIAKFRANGGLVGGTFAGIPLLLLHSTGARTGRDHLTPLAYLEHEGRYLVFASKAGADIHPDWYFNLKANPAARIEITTDVVDVRAHELIGVERDIRFAQMTGLFPYFAAHQAKTERVFPVLALATG, from the coding sequence GTGGAGGGGAACGAGATCACCGCGACCGCGGCGGCGCGCTTCAACGCCCCCGTGATCGCGAAGTTCCGGGCGAACGGCGGCCTGGTGGGCGGAACCTTCGCCGGGATTCCGCTGCTGCTGCTGCACAGCACCGGCGCCCGGACCGGCCGCGACCACCTCACGCCGTTGGCGTACCTGGAGCACGAAGGCCGCTACCTGGTGTTCGCCTCGAAGGCGGGCGCCGACATCCACCCCGACTGGTACTTCAACCTGAAGGCCAATCCGGCCGCCCGCATCGAGATCACCACCGACGTCGTCGACGTCCGCGCCCACGAGCTCATCGGGGTGGAGCGCGACATCAGGTTCGCCCAGATGACGGGCCTGTTCCCGTACTTCGCCGCGCACCAGGCGAAAACGGAGCGCGTCTTCCCCGTGCTCGCCCTCGCCACCGGCTGA
- a CDS encoding nitroreductase family deazaflavin-dependent oxidoreductase: MDGNAITAEFADRFNSPIIEEFRANGGQVGGELAGTPILLLHNVGARSGATRVNPMAYVEHEGRYLVLASKAGADAHPAWYHNLKANPDAVVEVGTETLRVRAEELTGAERDARYAEAAAAFPVMAEHQSKTDRVIPIIALTPTGG, encoded by the coding sequence ATGGACGGAAACGCGATCACCGCGGAGTTCGCCGATCGGTTCAACTCGCCGATCATCGAGGAGTTCCGCGCGAACGGCGGGCAGGTGGGCGGCGAGCTCGCCGGAACGCCGATCCTGCTGCTGCACAACGTGGGCGCGCGCAGCGGCGCCACCCGCGTCAACCCGATGGCGTACGTGGAGCACGAGGGCCGCTACCTGGTGCTCGCCTCCAAGGCCGGGGCTGACGCGCATCCCGCCTGGTACCACAACTTGAAGGCGAATCCGGACGCCGTCGTCGAGGTCGGCACCGAGACGCTGCGGGTCCGCGCCGAGGAGCTCACCGGCGCCGAACGGGACGCCCGCTACGCCGAAGCGGCGGCGGCGTTCCCGGTCATGGCCGAGCACCAGAGCAAGACCGACCGGGTCATCCCGATCATCGCCCTGACGCCCACCGGCGGCTGA
- a CDS encoding TetR family transcriptional regulator, with the protein MAERLSTREISRRAVRQKIESVAMELFLEKGFDATTVDQIAAEAGISARSFFRYFPTKEDVVIGDPVEYGTVLRDALEARPAEEDAVHAVRGALVEFIGAVAENPAAVGISTIVLTTPSLWAKHQEKQRVWAELLQPETLRRLGGAPHPELLATAILESALATFHASLMHWASRDGNDDLHELFRLATAATAGTPPST; encoded by the coding sequence ATGGCTGAGCGGCTTTCCACGAGGGAGATCTCCCGGCGAGCGGTCCGCCAGAAGATCGAGTCCGTGGCGATGGAGTTGTTCCTGGAGAAGGGCTTCGACGCCACGACCGTCGACCAGATCGCCGCCGAGGCGGGGATCTCCGCGCGCAGCTTCTTCCGCTACTTCCCCACCAAGGAGGACGTCGTCATCGGCGACCCGGTGGAGTACGGCACCGTGCTGCGGGATGCGCTGGAAGCCCGCCCGGCCGAGGAGGACGCCGTGCACGCGGTGCGCGGCGCGCTGGTGGAGTTCATCGGCGCGGTGGCCGAGAACCCGGCGGCGGTGGGCATCTCGACGATCGTGCTGACCACGCCGTCGCTGTGGGCCAAGCACCAGGAGAAGCAGCGGGTGTGGGCGGAGCTGTTGCAGCCCGAGACCCTGCGCCGCCTGGGCGGCGCCCCGCACCCGGAGCTGCTGGCCACGGCGATCCTGGAGTCGGCGTTGGCGACGTTCCACGCGAGCCTGATGCACTGGGCTTCCCGCGATGGCAACGACGACCTGCACGAACTGTTCCGGTTGGCGACGGCGGCGACGGCGGGGACACCACCCTCGACGTGA
- a CDS encoding DUF397 domain-containing protein, producing the protein MTGRITRWRKSSRSHAANGCVEVGAAAGHVGVRDSKLGPTSPILTFTAATWADFTTSTRMGTFDR; encoded by the coding sequence ATGACCGGCCGCATCACCCGCTGGCGGAAGTCCAGTCGCAGCCACGCCGCCAACGGCTGCGTCGAAGTCGGCGCGGCGGCGGGCCACGTCGGCGTCCGCGACTCCAAACTCGGCCCCACCAGCCCGATCCTGACGTTCACCGCCGCCACCTGGGCAGACTTCACCACAAGCACCAGAATGGGCACTTTTGACCGGTGA